One region of Intestinimonas massiliensis (ex Afouda et al. 2020) genomic DNA includes:
- a CDS encoding IS630 family transposase, translated as MARKRKDWHDLISGFNINHLVFQDESGCNTDMTRRYAYSIGGSRAVDSAPLSKPKNTTILSSIQRDGTLRYTTFSGGTTVEKFKEYLEHDLLPYLNGDSVLVMDNMKSHHAKVVKALLDKAKIPYLYLPPYSPDLNPIEKLWSKVKALLRKCKARMADQLPDAIQVAFHTVTASDCSGWLTPADMCFNSENCYNLEYEGMM; from the coding sequence GTGGCAAGGAAACGGAAAGACTGGCACGACCTTATATCTGGGTTCAACATCAATCATCTCGTTTTCCAGGATGAAAGCGGCTGCAATACCGATATGACAAGGCGGTATGCCTATTCGATTGGCGGAAGCAGAGCAGTTGACTCCGCGCCACTCTCCAAGCCGAAGAACACGACGATTCTGTCTTCTATTCAGCGGGATGGAACCTTACGGTACACAACTTTTTCCGGTGGAACAACGGTCGAAAAATTCAAAGAATATTTGGAACATGACTTATTGCCATATTTGAACGGAGATTCCGTTCTCGTTATGGACAATATGAAGTCGCACCATGCTAAGGTTGTGAAGGCGCTGTTAGATAAGGCTAAGATTCCGTATCTCTATCTTCCGCCCTATAGCCCTGATTTGAATCCGATTGAAAAGCTTTGGTCAAAGGTAAAAGCTCTGTTGCGTAAATGCAAGGCCAGAATGGCAGATCAACTCCCGGATGCCATTCAGGTCGCTTTTCATACAGTAACCGCTTCTGATTGCTCAGGATGGTTAACTCCTGCGGATATGTGCTTTAATTCTGAAAATTGCTATAATTTAGAATACGAAGGGATGATGTAA
- a CDS encoding DUF421 domain-containing protein, whose translation MVIAFTRTIILYLLIIAGIRLMGKRQVGELEPSELVLDLIIADLAAVPMQDFGIPLLSGVIPILTLLCVTMILSVLTMKHVRFRALICGRPSIVVQNGQLNQREMRRNRFTVDELNEELRMQSVTDLSTVKYAILETNGRVSVILYANQRPVTAEQMNLFPDDVGLPLVIIDDGRLLERNLKLRGFNEGWLQKRLEEHNVHHVRDVFLLSVDEQNRVYFVPREVGKG comes from the coding sequence ATGGTCATCGCATTTACCCGTACCATCATTTTATATCTGCTCATCATCGCGGGCATCCGCCTCATGGGCAAGCGACAGGTCGGTGAACTGGAGCCGTCGGAGCTGGTGCTGGACCTTATCATCGCCGATCTGGCCGCCGTCCCCATGCAGGACTTCGGCATCCCGCTGCTCTCCGGGGTCATCCCCATCCTCACCCTGCTGTGCGTCACCATGATCCTGTCGGTGCTCACCATGAAGCATGTCCGCTTCCGGGCCCTGATCTGCGGCCGGCCCAGCATCGTGGTGCAGAATGGGCAGCTCAACCAGCGTGAAATGCGCCGCAACCGCTTTACGGTGGACGAGCTCAACGAGGAGCTGCGGATGCAGAGCGTTACCGATCTGTCTACCGTCAAGTACGCCATTCTGGAGACCAACGGCCGGGTGTCCGTCATCCTCTACGCCAATCAGCGGCCGGTGACGGCGGAGCAGATGAACCTCTTCCCCGACGACGTGGGACTGCCCCTGGTCATCATCGACGACGGCCGCCTGCTGGAACGGAATCTGAAGCTGCGGGGCTTCAACGAGGGGTGGCTGCAAAAACGGCTGGAGGAGCACAACGTCCACCACGTCCGGGATGTGTTCCTCCTGTCGGTAGACGAGCAGAATCGGGTCTATTTTGTGCCCAGGGAGGTGGGGAAGGGATGA
- the carB gene encoding carbamoyl-phosphate synthase large subunit, producing MPKNPKIQKVLVLGSGPIVIGQAAEFDYAGTQACRALKEEGVEVVLVNSNPATIMTDKDIADHVYIEPLNIASVTQVIQKERPDSILPTLGGQTGLNLAMNLHEQGILDQYGVRLLGTSPESIRKAEDRQGFKDAMEEIGQPCVTSDVVESVEDAVAFAGRIGYPVIVRPAYTLGGTGGGIAYDEPGLREIADRGIHLSRVGQVLIERSIAGWKEIEFEVMRDSAGNVIQICSMENIDPVGVHTGDSIVVAPTQTLANREYQMLRSASLDIISALKIEGGCNVQLALNPDSFEYAVIEVNPRVSRSSALASKATGYPIAKVAAKIALGYTLDEIPNAVTGKTTACFEPTLDYCVLKIPRLPFDKFTTASRTLGTQMKATGEVMAIGNSFEGALMKAIRSLELPVKSLRLPGLDELYTEDIEDRLVNIDDQRLFIVAEALRRGFSPEKINKITQYDLWFLDRFQNIVDMEDRLERGRLDPDTLRQAKEMGFSDAWIAALAGKERAEIKALRERQGLVPAFKMVDTCAAEFEAQTPYYYSTYDAENEAAEPLHLPDVGELAPDIPRAPYLSASQGEAHRTQAAREKRKVLVLGSGPIRIGQGIEFDYCSVHSVWAFKRLGYETIIINNNPETVSTDFDVADKLYFEPLTPEDVEAVVELEKPWGAVVQFGGQTAIKLAKALTDMGVPILGTSSDGVDAAEDRERFDEILQQCRIPRAAGKTVFTTEEALAAAHEVGYPVLVRPSYVLGGQGMEIAYNDRNIVEFMKIINMTEQEHPILVDKYLMGREVEVDGVFDGEDILIPGVMEHVERAGVHSGDSISVYPPLHIEEKHKQTILQYTYDLAKALGVIGLINIQFILYDDQVYVIEVNPRSSRTIPYISKVTGVPIIDLATKVMLGQKLKDLGYGTGIYPEAPYYAVKMPVFSFEKLTDVDTGLGPEMKSTGEVLGIAESFPQALLKAFKGANMKVPKRGGRVIITVKDEDKGEIVGIARGLAEMGIEILATSGTCDALNAAGVEARKVARVTQAHPNILDMIASGSVDLVINTPTKGRKHDTDGFKIRRAAVEHSVGCVTAIDTAHAVLTVREQGRSVDLRPIDITRI from the coding sequence ATGCCGAAAAACCCTAAGATCCAAAAGGTGCTGGTGCTGGGCTCCGGCCCCATCGTCATCGGCCAGGCCGCCGAATTCGACTACGCGGGCACCCAGGCCTGCCGCGCCCTGAAGGAAGAGGGCGTGGAGGTGGTGCTGGTCAACTCCAACCCCGCCACCATCATGACCGACAAGGACATCGCCGACCACGTGTATATTGAGCCCCTCAACATCGCCAGCGTGACCCAGGTCATCCAGAAAGAGCGGCCCGACTCCATCCTGCCCACCCTGGGCGGCCAGACCGGGCTGAACCTGGCCATGAACCTCCATGAACAGGGCATTTTGGACCAGTACGGCGTGCGGCTGCTGGGCACCTCCCCCGAGTCCATCCGCAAGGCGGAGGACCGCCAGGGCTTTAAGGACGCCATGGAGGAGATCGGGCAGCCCTGCGTCACCTCCGACGTGGTGGAGTCCGTGGAGGATGCCGTGGCCTTCGCCGGGCGCATCGGCTATCCGGTCATCGTCCGCCCCGCCTATACGCTGGGCGGCACCGGCGGCGGCATCGCCTACGATGAGCCCGGTCTGCGGGAGATTGCCGACCGGGGCATCCACCTCAGCCGGGTGGGCCAGGTCCTCATCGAGCGCTCCATCGCCGGCTGGAAGGAGATCGAGTTCGAGGTCATGCGGGACTCGGCGGGCAATGTCATCCAGATCTGCTCCATGGAGAACATCGACCCCGTGGGCGTCCACACCGGCGACTCCATCGTGGTGGCCCCCACCCAGACCCTGGCCAACAGGGAATATCAGATGCTGCGCTCCGCCTCGCTGGACATCATCTCCGCCCTGAAGATCGAGGGCGGCTGCAACGTGCAACTGGCGCTGAACCCCGATTCCTTTGAATATGCCGTCATCGAGGTCAACCCCCGGGTGAGCCGCTCCTCCGCTCTGGCCTCCAAGGCCACCGGCTATCCCATCGCCAAGGTGGCCGCCAAGATCGCCCTGGGCTACACCCTGGACGAGATCCCCAACGCCGTCACCGGAAAGACCACCGCCTGCTTCGAGCCCACCCTGGATTACTGTGTGCTTAAGATCCCCCGCCTGCCCTTCGACAAGTTCACCACCGCCAGCCGTACTCTGGGCACTCAGATGAAGGCCACCGGCGAGGTCATGGCCATCGGCAACTCCTTCGAGGGGGCCCTGATGAAGGCCATCCGCTCACTGGAGCTGCCCGTCAAGTCCCTGCGCCTGCCGGGATTGGACGAGCTGTATACCGAGGACATCGAGGACCGGCTGGTCAACATCGACGATCAGCGGCTGTTCATTGTGGCCGAGGCGCTGCGCCGGGGCTTCTCGCCGGAGAAGATCAACAAAATCACCCAATACGACCTGTGGTTCCTGGACCGGTTCCAAAATATCGTGGATATGGAGGACCGGCTGGAGCGCGGCCGGCTGGACCCGGATACCCTCCGGCAGGCCAAGGAGATGGGCTTCTCCGACGCCTGGATCGCCGCCCTGGCGGGGAAGGAGCGGGCGGAGATCAAGGCCCTGCGGGAGCGGCAGGGCCTTGTGCCCGCCTTCAAGATGGTGGACACCTGCGCCGCTGAGTTCGAGGCCCAGACCCCCTATTACTACTCCACCTACGACGCGGAAAACGAGGCCGCCGAACCGCTCCATCTCCCCGACGTGGGCGAGCTGGCGCCTGATATTCCCAGAGCACCCTATCTCTCCGCCAGCCAGGGCGAGGCCCATCGCACCCAGGCGGCCAGGGAGAAGAGGAAGGTGCTGGTGCTGGGCTCCGGGCCCATCCGCATTGGCCAGGGTATCGAGTTTGACTACTGCTCGGTCCATTCGGTCTGGGCCTTCAAGCGCCTGGGCTATGAGACCATCATCATCAACAATAACCCCGAGACCGTCTCCACCGACTTTGACGTGGCCGACAAGCTGTACTTTGAGCCCCTGACGCCCGAGGACGTGGAGGCTGTGGTGGAGCTGGAGAAGCCCTGGGGGGCGGTGGTCCAGTTCGGCGGCCAGACCGCCATCAAGCTGGCCAAGGCCCTCACCGACATGGGCGTGCCCATCCTGGGCACCTCCTCCGACGGCGTGGACGCCGCCGAGGACCGGGAGCGGTTCGACGAGATCCTCCAGCAGTGCAGGATTCCCCGGGCCGCGGGCAAGACGGTCTTTACCACCGAAGAGGCGCTGGCCGCCGCCCACGAGGTGGGCTATCCCGTGCTGGTGCGTCCCTCCTATGTGCTGGGCGGACAGGGGATGGAGATCGCCTATAACGACCGCAACATCGTGGAGTTCATGAAGATCATCAACATGACCGAGCAGGAACACCCCATCCTGGTGGACAAATACCTGATGGGCCGGGAGGTGGAGGTGGACGGCGTGTTCGACGGGGAGGACATTCTGATCCCCGGCGTCATGGAGCATGTGGAGCGGGCCGGCGTCCACTCCGGCGACTCCATTTCGGTCTATCCGCCGCTCCACATCGAGGAGAAGCACAAACAGACCATTTTGCAGTACACCTACGATCTGGCCAAGGCCCTGGGGGTCATCGGCCTCATCAACATCCAGTTCATCCTGTACGACGACCAGGTGTACGTCATCGAGGTCAACCCCCGCTCCAGCCGCACCATTCCCTATATCTCCAAGGTCACCGGCGTGCCCATCATCGACCTGGCCACCAAGGTTATGCTGGGCCAGAAGCTGAAGGACTTGGGCTATGGTACCGGCATCTACCCCGAGGCCCCCTATTACGCCGTGAAGATGCCGGTGTTCTCCTTTGAGAAGCTCACCGACGTGGACACCGGCCTTGGGCCCGAGATGAAATCCACCGGCGAGGTGCTGGGCATCGCGGAGTCCTTCCCCCAGGCCCTGCTGAAGGCCTTCAAGGGGGCCAATATGAAGGTGCCCAAGCGGGGCGGCCGGGTCATCATTACCGTCAAGGACGAGGACAAGGGCGAGATCGTGGGGATTGCCCGGGGCCTGGCCGAGATGGGCATCGAGATTCTGGCCACCTCCGGTACCTGCGATGCCTTGAACGCCGCCGGCGTGGAGGCCAGGAAGGTGGCCAGGGTCACCCAGGCCCACCCCAATATCCTGGACATGATCGCCTCCGGCTCGGTGGACCTGGTCATCAATACCCCCACCAAGGGCCGCAAGCACGACACGGACGGCTTCAAGATTCGCCGGGCTGCCGTGGAGCACTCGGTGGGCTGCGTCACCGCCATTGACACCGCACATGCCGTTCTGACCGTCCGGGAGCAGGGGAGAAGCGTGGACCTGCGTCCCATCGACATTACCCGGATCTGA
- a CDS encoding DUF3795 domain-containing protein, which produces MKDFVREHPLFSLCGLNCGLCTMHLGGHCPGCGGGEGNQSCAIARCSQQHGGVAYCWQCGEFPCRRFGEADAYDSFVPCRGRHKDIERARRIGEAAYLAELDEKIRILQFLLDGFNDGRKKSFYCAAMCFLDLEEIRTVMAELTAREDVDGMERKERAAVAADLFRRMAAQRGVELKLRRKPG; this is translated from the coding sequence ATGAAGGACTTTGTGCGGGAGCATCCCCTGTTTTCCCTTTGTGGGCTGAACTGCGGCCTGTGTACGATGCACCTTGGCGGGCACTGCCCTGGCTGTGGCGGAGGGGAGGGCAACCAGTCCTGCGCCATCGCCCGATGCAGCCAGCAGCACGGCGGCGTGGCGTATTGCTGGCAGTGCGGGGAGTTTCCCTGCCGGCGCTTCGGAGAGGCGGATGCGTATGACTCCTTTGTCCCGTGCCGCGGCCGGCACAAGGACATCGAACGGGCGCGCCGGATCGGAGAAGCGGCATATCTGGCGGAGCTGGACGAGAAGATTCGGATTCTTCAGTTCCTGCTGGACGGTTTCAACGATGGGCGGAAGAAGAGCTTTTACTGCGCAGCCATGTGTTTCCTCGACCTGGAAGAGATCCGGACGGTGATGGCGGAGTTGACCGCCCGGGAGGACGTGGACGGTATGGAGCGCAAGGAGCGGGCTGCCGTTGCCGCAGACCTGTTCCGGCGAATGGCGGCGCAGCGCGGCGTGGAGCTGAAGCTCCGCCGAAAGCCCGGCTAA
- a CDS encoding helix-turn-helix domain-containing protein: MLHNEARKLILEAYDKGISVKELAECFCVNPCSIYRLLKRRNETGSYETQTNLRGKKPKLSDADRQNIMALISKRSDITCLEIIETLDLSVSIDTVWRFLKKQGYRRKKKSLHASEQERPRCGKETERLARPYIWVQHQSSRFPG; encoded by the coding sequence ATGCTACATAACGAAGCACGAAAATTGATTTTGGAAGCGTATGACAAAGGTATCAGCGTGAAAGAACTGGCGGAATGCTTTTGCGTGAATCCCTGTTCGATCTACCGTTTGCTGAAGCGGCGAAACGAGACCGGAAGTTATGAAACCCAAACCAATCTTCGAGGAAAGAAGCCCAAGCTCTCGGACGCAGATCGCCAAAATATTATGGCGCTTATAAGCAAACGGTCAGATATCACCTGTCTTGAAATCATAGAGACCTTGGATCTTTCTGTGAGCATTGATACAGTATGGCGATTTCTGAAAAAGCAGGGTTATCGCCGCAAGAAGAAATCTCTCCATGCCAGCGAACAGGAGCGTCCCCGATGTGGCAAGGAAACGGAAAGACTGGCACGACCTTATATCTGGGTTCAACATCAATCATCTCGTTTTCCAGGATGA
- the guaA gene encoding glutamine-hydrolyzing GMP synthase — protein sequence MKHQLIIVLDFGGQYNQLIARRVRECGVYCEVRPYTTPLAELEAMKPIGFIFTGGPNSVYDERAPHVDPAVFELGVPVLGICYGCQLMAHTLGGQVTAAQADTAREYGKTETYYDTSCRLFRGLPAQGVSWMSHGDYMARVPEGFALTAHTDACPNVAIADEARGFYGVQYHPEVNHTAHGMDMIRNFLYEVCGAVGDWTMGDYLKTSVAAIREKVGDGKVLLALSGGVDSSVCAALLAEAVGKQLTCVFVDHGLMRKNEGDEVEQAFAKWDLNFVRVDAESRFLLKLAGVDEPEHKRKIIGEEFIRVFEEEAKKIGKVDFLAQGTIYPDVIESGAGDAAVIKSHHNVGGLPDYVDFQEIIEPLRLLFKDEVRQLGRELGLPEYLVMRQPFPGPGLAIRIIGDITKEKADTLREADAIFRDEIAKAGEDKNLNQYFAVLTNTRSVGVMGDGRTYDYTLALRAVTTSDFMTADWARIPYEVLDRVSARIVNEVKGINRIVYDITSKPPATIEWE from the coding sequence ATGAAGCATCAATTGATCATCGTACTGGATTTCGGCGGGCAGTACAACCAGCTCATCGCCCGGCGGGTCCGGGAGTGCGGCGTCTACTGCGAGGTGCGCCCCTATACCACCCCACTGGCGGAGCTTGAGGCCATGAAGCCCATCGGCTTCATTTTCACCGGCGGACCCAACAGCGTCTATGACGAACGCGCGCCCCATGTGGACCCGGCTGTCTTCGAACTGGGAGTCCCCGTGCTGGGTATCTGCTACGGCTGCCAGCTCATGGCCCACACCCTGGGAGGACAGGTCACCGCCGCCCAGGCGGACACCGCCCGGGAGTACGGCAAGACGGAGACCTACTACGATACCTCCTGCCGGCTCTTCCGGGGCCTGCCGGCGCAGGGCGTGTCCTGGATGAGCCATGGGGACTATATGGCCCGGGTGCCCGAGGGCTTTGCTCTCACCGCCCACACGGACGCCTGCCCCAATGTGGCCATCGCCGACGAAGCCCGGGGCTTTTATGGAGTGCAGTACCACCCTGAGGTCAACCACACCGCGCACGGCATGGATATGATCCGCAATTTTCTCTATGAGGTCTGCGGAGCCGTGGGAGACTGGACCATGGGGGACTATCTGAAAACCTCCGTGGCCGCCATCCGGGAGAAGGTGGGGGACGGGAAGGTGCTGCTGGCTCTGTCCGGCGGAGTAGATTCCTCCGTATGTGCCGCCCTGCTGGCCGAGGCCGTCGGCAAGCAGCTTACCTGTGTCTTCGTCGATCACGGGCTTATGCGGAAGAACGAGGGGGACGAGGTAGAGCAGGCTTTTGCCAAATGGGACCTGAACTTTGTCCGGGTGGATGCCGAGAGCCGGTTTTTGCTGAAGCTGGCCGGGGTGGACGAGCCCGAGCATAAGCGGAAGATCATCGGGGAGGAGTTCATCCGGGTTTTTGAGGAAGAGGCCAAAAAGATCGGCAAGGTGGACTTCCTGGCGCAGGGCACCATTTATCCCGACGTGATCGAATCGGGCGCCGGGGACGCCGCTGTCATCAAGAGCCACCACAACGTGGGCGGACTGCCCGACTATGTGGACTTCCAGGAGATCATTGAGCCTCTGCGGCTTCTGTTCAAGGACGAGGTGCGGCAGTTGGGCCGTGAGTTGGGACTGCCTGAGTATCTGGTCATGCGCCAGCCCTTTCCCGGTCCGGGGCTTGCCATCCGCATCATCGGGGACATCACCAAGGAGAAGGCGGACACCCTGCGGGAAGCCGACGCCATCTTCCGGGACGAGATTGCCAAAGCCGGTGAGGACAAGAATCTGAACCAGTACTTCGCCGTCCTGACCAACACCCGCAGTGTGGGCGTCATGGGCGACGGCCGGACCTATGACTACACCCTGGCCCTGCGCGCCGTCACCACCAGCGACTTCATGACCGCCGATTGGGCCCGCATCCCCTACGAGGTGCTGGACCGGGTGTCTGCCCGAATTGTCAATGAGGTCAAGGGCATCAACCGAATCGTGTATGATATCACGTCCAAACCGCCCGCCACAATAGAATGGGAATGA
- a CDS encoding metallophosphoesterase, protein MLGKKKRRIWLPLAVLLAGTVVAALDARLAVRHYRLETARVSVPVRIALLTDLHSCDYGEGQAGLLEAVAAEGPDVVLLGGDIVDDDARMDPERAYTAASALAASWPTYYVSGNHEFWSGEAHAIKTALEARGVTVLEGACVPVAVDGQTIQLCGVDDPAAGEAVWRAQLARAAAQADPDLFTILLTHRPERVEAYRGRGFDLILAGHAHGGQWRLPGVVNGLLAPDQGLFPPYAGGRYELEGGTLIVSRGLARESTRVPRVFNRPELVIIDVTPAC, encoded by the coding sequence GTGTTGGGAAAAAAGAAGCGGCGCATCTGGCTGCCCCTGGCGGTCCTTTTGGCGGGGACGGTAGTTGCCGCGCTGGATGCCCGGCTGGCGGTGCGCCACTACCGGCTGGAGACCGCCCGGGTGTCCGTACCGGTCCGCATCGCCCTGCTCACCGACTTGCATAGCTGCGATTACGGGGAGGGGCAGGCCGGGCTGCTGGAGGCGGTGGCGGCAGAGGGCCCGGACGTGGTGCTGCTGGGCGGCGACATCGTGGACGACGACGCGCGCATGGACCCGGAGCGGGCCTATACGGCGGCGTCCGCCCTGGCCGCGAGCTGGCCCACCTATTATGTCTCGGGCAACCACGAGTTCTGGAGCGGAGAGGCCCACGCCATCAAGACCGCGCTGGAGGCACGGGGCGTGACCGTGCTGGAGGGAGCGTGCGTCCCCGTGGCCGTGGACGGGCAGACCATACAGCTCTGCGGCGTGGACGACCCGGCGGCGGGGGAGGCGGTCTGGCGCGCCCAGCTTGCGCGGGCCGCGGCGCAGGCCGATCCAGACCTTTTCACCATACTGCTGACCCACCGCCCCGAGCGGGTGGAGGCATACCGGGGGCGGGGCTTCGACCTGATCCTGGCGGGCCACGCCCATGGAGGCCAGTGGCGGCTGCCTGGGGTGGTCAACGGCCTGCTCGCGCCGGATCAGGGCCTGTTCCCCCCATACGCCGGAGGGCGGTATGAGCTGGAGGGCGGCACGCTGATCGTCAGCCGGGGACTGGCCAGGGAGTCCACCCGGGTGCCCCGGGTTTTCAACCGGCCGGAACTGGTCATCATTGACGTGACGCCTGCCTGCTGA
- a CDS encoding WYL domain-containing protein yields MLFSEIYGSYFNVVAAVLSEASAGCLTDRRMTELIQAKAFAESSLSIPAALKKEAWPLLDQELKTVIQHSPTMPLTLLQKRWLKALLQDPRIALFNPDTNGLKDIEPLYQPGTFVLFDQYADGDPYEDENYIACFRTVLQSIREKRMLRIRFRGHTGIRHSLVCMPYRLEYSAKDDKFRLQSRGKRNMHTINLARVRSCELLEEYDVTNMQLPQERMCALTLLLHDERNALERVLLHFSHFEKETQKLDHRLYQIKLRYDRDDETELLIRVLSFGPVLEIVSPDAFIDLIKERLKKQHAFSPQNLFPVVK; encoded by the coding sequence GTGCTGTTCAGTGAAATCTATGGCAGCTACTTCAACGTTGTCGCTGCCGTTCTCTCCGAAGCATCTGCCGGTTGCCTGACTGATCGACGCATGACAGAGCTGATCCAGGCTAAAGCATTTGCGGAAAGCTCCCTCTCAATTCCTGCAGCACTCAAAAAGGAAGCATGGCCTCTTCTTGACCAGGAACTGAAAACAGTGATCCAGCACTCCCCTACTATGCCTCTGACGTTGCTGCAGAAGCGTTGGCTCAAGGCGTTGCTGCAGGATCCACGCATTGCTCTGTTTAATCCTGATACCAATGGTCTTAAAGATATTGAACCGTTATATCAGCCGGGTACATTCGTGCTGTTCGATCAGTATGCTGACGGCGATCCTTATGAGGATGAAAACTATATCGCGTGTTTCCGGACAGTGCTGCAGTCGATTAGGGAAAAGAGAATGCTCCGCATCCGCTTCCGGGGACATACCGGAATTCGTCACTCTCTAGTCTGCATGCCCTATCGCTTGGAGTACTCTGCAAAGGACGATAAGTTCCGGCTTCAGTCCCGAGGAAAGCGAAATATGCATACCATCAACCTCGCTCGCGTCCGGTCCTGTGAGCTGCTGGAGGAATATGACGTCACCAACATGCAACTACCGCAGGAACGCATGTGTGCACTGACTCTGCTTCTTCATGATGAAAGAAATGCTCTGGAGCGTGTATTACTCCACTTCTCTCATTTTGAAAAGGAAACGCAGAAACTCGATCATCGTCTCTACCAGATCAAGTTGCGCTATGATCGTGACGATGAGACTGAACTGCTGATACGTGTTCTGTCATTTGGTCCCGTGCTGGAGATTGTGTCTCCTGATGCATTCATTGATTTGATAAAGGAGCGACTCAAAAAGCAACATGCCTTCTCTCCTCAGAATTTGTTCCCGGTAGTTAAGTGA
- a CDS encoding DUF4363 family protein yields the protein MKRLWFAVGVMAVLFTATLLNSRYLRNFSAGLTDRLVQAEVQAEAGNWEEAGRLTKEALDVWTSHDMYLYTVLRHSDTDQIHTGFREVQEFINCQEGGEYSAANARLISQVELLYEMEQFNLKNLL from the coding sequence ATGAAGCGCCTGTGGTTCGCCGTGGGGGTCATGGCCGTCCTGTTTACCGCTACCCTGCTGAACTCCCGCTATCTCAGGAACTTTTCCGCCGGCCTCACCGACCGTCTGGTCCAGGCGGAGGTCCAGGCGGAGGCCGGCAACTGGGAGGAGGCCGGGCGGCTCACCAAGGAGGCCCTGGACGTCTGGACCAGCCACGACATGTACCTCTATACCGTACTCCGCCACTCCGATACCGACCAGATCCATACCGGCTTTCGAGAGGTCCAGGAGTTCATCAACTGCCAGGAGGGCGGTGAATATTCCGCCGCCAACGCCCGTCTCATCTCCCAGGTGGAGCTTTTGTACGAAATGGAGCAGTTTAATCTGAAAAACCTGCTGTAG
- a CDS encoding carbamoyl phosphate synthase small subunit yields the protein MKATLILGNGAVFHGQSIGATGDRVCEMVFNTSMTGYQEILTDPSYAGQGIVMSYPLIGNYGVNGADNESARPWAEAFVVRHLARRGSNFRCEGDLDIYLKQHNITGIEGVDTRAITRILRNQGTMNGMITCAEDFCIEDCLSKIRAYRVEGTVERVTRKAPQVCPAHGVQKLRVALMDYGVKENMVRCLQERGCQVTVYPAHTPAETVLEGNFDGVMLSNGPGDPADNVAIIAEVRKLYDSGLPIFAVCLGHQLMALATGAATRKMRFGHRGANHPVKDLAAGRVFITSQNHGYVVTAESVDPAVAQVSHVNVNEGSVEGLRYQNGNVCTVQFHPEASPGPQDTEYLFDRFVSKMEGGAW from the coding sequence ATGAAAGCGACCCTCATTCTGGGCAACGGCGCGGTCTTTCACGGGCAGAGCATCGGCGCTACGGGAGACCGGGTGTGCGAGATGGTGTTCAACACCTCCATGACCGGCTACCAGGAGATCTTGACCGACCCGTCCTATGCGGGACAGGGCATCGTGATGTCTTATCCTCTCATCGGCAATTACGGCGTGAACGGCGCGGACAATGAGTCCGCCCGGCCTTGGGCGGAGGCCTTTGTGGTCCGTCATCTGGCCCGGCGCGGGAGCAATTTCCGCTGTGAGGGCGATCTGGATATCTATTTGAAACAACATAATATCACGGGGATCGAGGGGGTGGACACCCGCGCGATCACCCGCATTCTCCGCAATCAGGGCACCATGAACGGTATGATCACCTGTGCGGAGGATTTTTGTATAGAGGACTGTTTGAGCAAAATCCGCGCCTACCGGGTGGAGGGCACGGTGGAGCGGGTGACCCGCAAGGCCCCCCAGGTCTGCCCCGCCCACGGCGTGCAGAAGCTGCGGGTGGCTTTGATGGATTACGGCGTCAAGGAGAACATGGTCCGCTGCCTCCAGGAGCGGGGCTGCCAGGTGACGGTCTACCCTGCCCATACCCCCGCCGAGACCGTGCTGGAGGGGAACTTCGACGGCGTGATGCTCTCCAACGGCCCCGGTGACCCGGCGGACAACGTGGCCATCATCGCCGAGGTGAGGAAGCTCTACGACTCCGGCCTGCCCATCTTTGCCGTCTGTCTGGGCCACCAGCTCATGGCCCTGGCCACCGGAGCCGCGACCCGGAAGATGCGCTTCGGCCACCGGGGGGCCAACCACCCGGTGAAGGACCTGGCCGCCGGACGGGTGTTCATCACCTCCCAGAACCACGGCTATGTGGTCACGGCGGAGAGCGTGGACCCTGCGGTGGCCCAGGTCTCCCACGTCAACGTCAACGAGGGCTCAGTGGAGGGCCTGCGTTATCAAAACGGCAACGTGTGCACCGTCCAGTTCCACCCCGAGGCCTCCCCGGGCCCCCAGGATACGGAGTACCTGTTTGACCGCTTTGTGAGCAAGATGGAAGGAGGCGCCTGGTAA